The nucleotide window TAAGCCCATCATATATTTTAGTGTTTTGCCCAAAGCATAATGATTCGGAAATTCTTTTTCAATGACACAAATAATATTACCTCCTTTTCCTGTTGTTAAATTGGTTAGTTGTAAATATTTATTGTTATCGTAAATATACGAAACAATGTATTCGTAGTAATCATTTTCCTTGGCTACTAGATTCATACCAACATTGTACAACCTAACTCTTGCTCCTGCCCAGATTTTCTCATCATCATTAACGTCATTTAACAGTATCCATTTCGATTTATCCAATATTTCACCCTTTTCTTGATACGGTCGTTTTTCCAATTATACTAAGGTTTTGGTATGTTTTGAATATTAACAACCAAAAAAGTCCCAATGTCCTCGTCCATCTCCTCTTGTGTCAATCCAATGTAAAACATAGTTACGCTTTGTACGGTATGGTTCAATAAGTATTTAAGTCTATGTATATTTTCTTTTGTAGTGGTATGCAAATATTATTCTCATTGTTTGCATTTCTATGAGTTCACGACATTGTTTAAAAATTCACTTAAGCTTGAATACGTGACAGGGGTGACCACCTTTTTGACTCGGAATCAACCAAGAGTTTTCATCCCTTTCTTTTGTGAACTCTTCAATTTCGGTAGTTAGTCTTCATTAATCATATGACGTCAACTATTTCCTAGACAGAAAAAATACACCACTATTAATATCGTGGTGTATAAACTGGCGTATTTAAAATAATGAGGTATCACTTATTGAATAGCTCATTTCTCTTCAGTACTATTTACGATAATTTCGTTATGTGAGCTTTTCGTTTTCACACAACACTTTACGATAAAGGAAGACAGCTAGGCTAATACACAACATTACACCTACTAAATTTAAAAATGTCGCTCCTCTATTATCAGATAAAGCAAACAATACACTATTCAATGCAAATATTATCGTAACAAAATTAGTAGTAATAAATAATCGATTATAAGAGGGTCTCATTTTCATTTCCTCCTTCATGTTTAATGTTACTACCCATTCCAGCTTCTCTTCATTTTATCGATAAATGAACTGGACTGTATATGTCGAATTATATCATATTTTATGAAATTCGTTAATGTTCACACTACATTATTTACTGTTTCAATATCACTTATAGCCTAACCACCAATTGTTTGAAAAAGCTAATACATGCACACTTCTTTCTCATTTATTCAATAAACAATCATTTATCGCTTACTATGAATCTTCCTTTGCAATAAAGTTGTTTTACTACTAAGCTATATTTTTCACGTTCCTTCCCCTTCACGGGCTACAAAAAAGATAAGACATACAAAACCCATTACATCCTGCTCTGTTATGGAAGAAAACTGGAAAAATGATATAATAAAAAGAAAGTTCCTGTTTGGAACTTTCCATCAAACTAGTAAGTGTTTAAAGTGGGGACGTTATAAATTCGACAGCTTCACGTAAAATTTGATCAAAGTCGTCTGGATAGTCGTGATCCAAATTTTTAACGAGTTTAAATGTATGGGGAATGTTGTGTTTCTTTAAGATTGCGACTAATTTTTCACTACTTTCTAAGCAATCTTCATCTTTATCGCCACAAATGACATACCCTTTTAAGCCATTTTCACTAAGTATGTGCAAGTTCTCTTCCCATTCATCCAAATCTGGTAGCCACGGTGCAACAAAGATAAATCCTTTCGCTTTTACTTCTTCCGTCATTAAAGAATGTAAAGCAACTTTAGCCCCTGCTGAAAAACCGCCAATAAGTGTGTTTTCCTGATTCATTTGATTCGTTTTCATAATGGTGTCAATATGGTTCTTTAGCTCACCTGTCCCCTGTTCAACATCCTCCCAATTATAGGCTTCTGAAAATTCAATTTGCGAAGATTGGGGTAATGCTAGCATATACTGTTTAGACACAATTGACTTCCAATATCCTTCTGCCATTTCACGATTTTCCTGATCACCGTGCAATGCAATAAATAAGGAATTGGTTTCCTTATCTTGAGGCATTATCAAGTTCAAGTCGGGCTTGACCGATTTTTTAGCTGCCTCTTCTCTTTCCTTACATAGTTGAACGAGCTTTTGAAACTCATCATATTTACGAAGGACGTCTAAATCCTCATCTTCTATCAAATATTCAT belongs to Bacillus spongiae and includes:
- a CDS encoding alpha/beta hydrolase, producing MESLTYTKVLNKTLAIYGEGGSLEAYHYISKHADHVEGNKAQLYNFQYSLAAASGLEDEALALFKEATIDHQFWYSYEYLIEDEDLDVLRKYDEFQKLVQLCKEREEAAKKSVKPDLNLIMPQDKETNSLFIALHGDQENREMAEGYWKSIVSKQYMLALPQSSQIEFSEAYNWEDVEQGTGELKNHIDTIMKTNQMNQENTLIGGFSAGAKVALHSLMTEEVKAKGFIFVAPWLPDLDEWEENLHILSENGLKGYVICGDKDEDCLESSEKLVAILKKHNIPHTFKLVKNLDHDYPDDFDQILREAVEFITSPL